In Kwoniella pini CBS 10737 chromosome 2, complete sequence, the sequence GGCCGATACGAGCTCACGCATATACCGAATTTGGACCAAGATGAATCACTGAAGGGAGTCACTCTTAAGTTGACAGTGATGGGTGAACGAGGTGAAGTGGCTAGACGGGCAAGGAGATTAGCTGAAGGATTAGGTGCACGGTCAGAGTAGTCCAGACATGTCACATCATGTATATTGCCACTTCAATGGGCTTTACATACCTTTCAAGGAGATGCCGTCGACTTTGTCATTCTTCGGCTTATAGTAAATTGTTCAACACCTGCTTACGTATCTCGTTCATCCTTTCTCACCGGATATCGAATCTTTGAAAGGATTTTTCACCAATTTGAGAGTCCTCCTTGTAGGCATATGTTTTGTAAGCGGATAACTCACGAGTCGCAACAAGTATTACATGCTGTGCTCTTGTCTGCCCACACTACTCACAAATATtgaacatcatcatctgttCAAGCAGGAATTTGGGGATAATCAATTCGAGATGGACATGTCCACTCCCCAGAGTGATTCGATATTTAGTTCTTCCCAGTCACAAAGGCCTACATTGATCAACTTTAGCAGACCATTACCTTATAAATGGAATAGCGATACCGTTACAActcaaagtcaaaatgcATTTGAAAAACCTGTAATCACAAGATCATCTAGTTCTCCAATTGAAAGACCTACAATAAAAAGATCATCTACTACACCTATTCAATCAGAATACGATCCTAAacttgaaattaaaaaactGAAAGCAggtttatcttctttaactTGTATATtagattcaattaataGACCACAATCTGAACGTAGAAATTGTCAACATATTTGGacaaataatttattaaataatcaaactactgaattggaaaatacaattattgatttaactGATATACCTAATAAGTTAACTAAAAtaacaaatgaattatttgatatatttaAAACTTCAATTACTGAATTAagattaaatgattttatgagaagtaatgataattataAAAACTTTGAGAAAAGCGAAAACAATgtaaacaaattgaaaataccTAAATTTGTTATATCTAATCTTACAttaaatggaattgaaacAGAAGAAATAATGGAATTTACTAGAAAATCAGTAGAAAAAAGATGGGAAAATATCataaaagatgatagaTATAAAATTTgggatttagaagaagaagaaattgaaaatcaattaaagtTTTCCTGCGATTTTCAGAGTGAGAGAGGGAACAAGACTGGAAATCAGGATCCAATTCGATAAGACTGAAAGATCGTCTTTATTAATTTCTCAtccttcagcttcaattcACATGATAAGAGCTCTCATCAATGCTGGATATAAATCTGAAACTATTGAGCTTGATAATGTTTGGTCCAGTGCTTCATGATTGTTGTTACACTATGGTACAATATCGTAATTGTCGTAAATGCACTATTGGGATGTATATATGCGCGACTTGTACTTCCCAGTCATTGCTATAATCGGCTAATCGTTGCTGCATTTCATCTACTGCATGGTCATCATTATACATGTCAAGCCATATCTCAAAGCATACAAGCATACCCATGTTATCACTGCCTAACTGCCACATTGATCGTGATGATGTCAAAGAAACGAACCGTGCATCAAGCATATGCATCAAACACAGTCAACTCTCGTCAGCTCGACTGTCTACTATACAGTAGGTTACTCTGAGACCACACTAGGCCTttcgttcttcttctcttctccttgtACCTCAAACATCGGTATTGTTGGACATTAGTTACCATTTCTCGCGCAATCGAAGCCCTCACACATATCTCAAATGCCATCAAGACCGTCCCCTACACAAAGACGAGAAGTAAATCGATTATCCGTCAATATCGGTAAACTTCCTCCAGAGATTGTCCACTACATCATTGAGATCATCAAGGCTAGAAGAGATACATTAACTATCCTCAATCTAATTAGGACTTGTCGAGAGCTGTATCGTTCCTGTGCGCCTTTACTCTACGAGCAGATATATTTGATCTCACGTGAAGATTGCTCAGAGTTATTTTACGGTATGGGTCCAGATTTCAACGGCTCGATAATTCCACAACATACACCTTCTCCAAAGTCCGATAAGACGTCTTTCGCACGAAAATTCAATCTCCTTCAAGCAATCAGAGAGATGACGATATTTGAGATCAACTGTATACCAATGATTGTGCAACTCATAAATGATTGTTGGGGACCAACTTATGACCCAAAAATCGAAATTTTCGGCAATTTGGTCTACTTATGCTTTTGCTCATCAATCATGATGGACTTGGACCTCGAACCACTAGAACGTGGTGAACAACTATGTGATTTGTTGATCTCACAATTCGTCTACACCTTATGCTTCGATATGGGAGGAGAACCCCTTGGCTCGTTCGCTGAGGCGCCTTTTCATGCAGCAATCTCTCTCATCAGCCTTGGAACTCAATTTACACGTGTACGATCTTGAAGACATCAATCTCGAACGCTTCGACATGCGAGTCGTCAAAATTTTCTTCGCCCCCTGGGACACAATCGACGTTCCGGAATTGAAAGAGGATTATGACGAATATCAAGAGATGACTATCACATCCTTCGTACTGCGCCATTTTGTCACTAGTGATCCCGAGTAAGCCATCGAAACGTTGAAAATCGATAACCCAATACTAATCCCGGTTGTTCCGTAGTTATGTGGGATTGAACAAAAAACTGAAAATGATCGAGCTGCACAACGTCATTTATTGTGACAGGACACGAATAGAAAAAGGTCAGACTAAAATTACAGACTGGTTGACAAATCCCAATGTCAACAAACTTTCTACAACTAATTTATTCAAGAGCCCTCCATCAGCGACAGCTTCGGGAGGAAGTATAGATCCTCCACACAACAACGAGAGTCCTGAGTTACGGTTGTCACGATTTCCTTCTTGGATCAGAAATCTCTTtccagatgaagatacTCTTCTCAAGGTCGCGGAGAGCTTGGCATTCTTTCCTTCTAGAGAAGACTACTGTATAGCATGCGGAAGAAATGGATACGAACCTCATTTGGCTGCTAGAAGAAGGGTCAGTGTACAGATACACTTCCTGCGATGCTGTGTTACTAATACTTGAGATTGATGTGTGTAGAATGCTGGATTAATGAGACTTTGACAAAAATGTCGGTGCTCGAAGAAATTGGCGATGCTGAATGTGGCTTATGATGTAAAATCCATGTATCGAGATCATGTCATGTCGTTTCGAGCCGTGTCCCTTCAGATCCATATGCCGAAGTTCCTACTTTGTGTCTTTTATTCTCTTGACTTTCATCGGTCCATCATTACATTTACGAACTTGTAGAAGTACGACCAGGTTCGCCGAGCAGATCTCGTGACATCAGCACTTATCGTAGCCGACGGTTTTTTCCGAAAGTTGTCCAATGTTGCAAGattgttattgtttttACGTTCGCTTCAGCTTATGTGTAGTAACCCTCATCCAGCCGCTCCACCCAGTCATTCGTGATTCATGAGTTAATTCGCCAAAATGATCCTTGCCACAAATGTTTTCTTAACTCGTCAACCTATACCCCGTCGAATATGTCGATTACTTCGCCGGCGGAATTTCGGATCTGAAACTAAATCTATTATACAAGAATTGGACGAAAGGGGTTTCATAGCGGCATTGACAAGGTTAGTTGTTATCTCCGACTGTCCAATAAGATATTGTAGCCATATCCTCTCTATCTCCTACTAATGTGATTTCTTAACAACAGTCCGAAATTACATCAACACGTTTCGAAACCCACAACGATTTACGCAGGTGTAGATCCATCTGCATCTTCTTTACATGTTGGTAatcttttacctttattagGATTATTACATTTTCAAGCAAAAGgtcatcaatcaatatgTCTTGTAAGTACACCTAAAACTCTACTTTCTTAAAAATTTAGCAGACTGAATTATTGTAATAGATTGGAGGAGCAACAGGATCAATAGGTGATCCATCAGGTAGATCAACAGAACGTAAATCTTTAActtcagaagaattaaaaatcaatatagaaggtataaaaaGTCAGATTGAtagatttttcaaaaatggTTCAGAATATCTTGAGAAAAGAggaataacaataatagataatgaaaaaggaaaaggaaaagaaaaagaaaaagaagatattggTGTAAAAATCgttgataattttgaatggaCTAAAAATGTTACTTTATTAGATTTTTTAAGAGGACCTGGGAAATTATCAAGAGTTAGTACAATGTTATCAAGAGATAGGTtagttgatttatattATCTTCTGAAATATGATGAAGTTGTAATATATAAAAATTCTCAAAGCTGATCGCCTGAACATATTTAGTGTCAAAAATCGATTATCCTCTGATTCTGGTATTTCATTTACTGAATTTACTTATCAATTACTTCaagcttttgatttttctcaTTTATGGAAAAATTATGGATGTAAAATACAATTAGGAGGTTCAGATCAATGGGGAAATATAATTGCAGGAatagatttaattaaaagaactcattcatcttcattagAAGGTATTTCAGAAAAGGGGGAATCAATTCAtgaaatagaagaaaaaaatgaaattgtaGCTTATGGAATTACTATACCATTATTAACAACTAGTACAGGAGaaaaatttggtaaatctgCAGGAAATGCAATTTGgttagatgaaaataaaactAGTCCTGCAGAATTTTATCAGGTAAGTTTAGATGTTATTTTgagaaattgatcaaaaagGTTTCGGAATTCCGTTTTATGCTTCTAGGAATCACTAATTATCTTTCAACGATGAATAGTTCTTTCTACGTAcaacagatgaagatgtttcTAAATATCTTAAattatttacttttttatcaattgaaaaaattgaaaaaataatgaaagaacatgaattattaaaatcagAACGAATACCACAAAATATTTTAGCATCAGAAATTACAGAACTTATACATGGAAGTGAGttaaaattatttcaattttaataattaattgttaaataatttataattgatttattatttgattattcaGAGGAAGGTTTAGAAAATGcattaaaaattaaagaaattttatttcCTTCTACTTCAAATAGTAAACAAGAGaatataattaaatcaaaagagattttaaaattgtttaaaaatgataaaagattttttaaattaaattttaatgaaatttcaaaaatttccatttcaaaattatgtgttaaatttaatttaacaaaatcaaattcagaatcaaataaatttattgaaaatggtaatttatttttaaataataaaaaaattttaaattcaaaagaatttattaaaaaagaaattttatttgataataaaattgctattttaaaaattggaaataaGAAACATTTAATCCTTTATTTAgattaaaaattaaatttttcatAAAAGTCAAACAgagaatgaatgaatgggttgaaattattcaatttctgaCTAAAGCGCAATGATCTAATAGAGATGACAAAAACTAAATGTGATCATGAAACgatataaattataatgcatttaaaatataatacCTTTCAtacccaaaaaaaaacatatGCAAGTAAAATCCGcagaaaatacaaaatttCATTCCGACTTTTGCTAAAAATCAACCTCGGATACATCACCCCAATCCCTAAGCCATCCATCCATGACTACTCCAACCTTGTGGTCCTCCACCTGGAGCTCCAAAAGTACCGAAACCATTTTGTATATTCAGATCggtattttgattttgattttgtctTTGTGATtgagatgaattattatcttGTTGTAAAGGATTAATTTGTGGAGGTTGTTGTAGTTGTTGGtgttgattattttcattgattCCTCCTTGAGATGGTCCAGATTGATTTGCGTTAGTAGGATTCGCTCCATCCCAACCAAAACCAAATACTCTCGATAAGAAATCATCTGGAGCTTGAGGTAAAGTAGCTGAACCAACAGTTTGTGTCATACTAGTTGGATTACTTTGTTGTGGGAAATAATTCGATAACATTGATTGTACAGCTGGATCTAAATTTCCTGAAGCTGTTGAACCGAAATTTCTATTAAATCCTTGATTGttatttccattatttGTTGTCGTTAATCCCATATCAAATGAAGGGAAAGTACCAAAATTTCCGTTTCCTGTTGGATCAATTGGGAAAGTAAAGGGAGAATTGGGTCCCATTCCCATATCATAATTATTATATCCATTTTGGTTTAAATTGTTTTGATGCTGCTGTGATTGCTGTTGACCTGATCCTAGTTGATTATTTGAGTGTTGAGAATGCGAAGGAGGTTGTAATGTATTGTTTGATGGGGTAGGCGTAGTAGCATTGGTGATTGTAGGTTGAACAGGATTGAAAGGCATAGGATACGCATCAAATACAGGTCTTTCACTCTCCTTTTTGTCTTTGCTCTGAGCTCCGTCAGAACCTTGTGGTGACTGAGAAACGTGTCTTGCCACGTCAGGGGTGCTTGATGAGAAGGACGTATTGGGGGAGTCGGCTTCCAATTGAGCTTGTCTGATTAGCTTCTTGACTGCTCGTTGTAGTCCGCCAGATTCGCTATCATCTAAGTCGTCgttttctttccttttgcCCAATGAGGAACCTGGAGTTTGTCTTCGATCTTCAACTTCGGCTGCAAACGGACAAACAAGAACAATGAGCTGAAACCTCCACATAATATCACGTGTGATTGAGGTTGAACTCAcccagaagaagatccaTTACCCGAACAGCGGCTCTAGCAGGATGCGATACATCCATTATACCTCTGCAAGCCGATAAAATCAGCAGTAGCTCATCGATAGCTGGCAAGCTGAACTCACCGCATCTGACCCAGAGCTCCTTTTACCTCTAAAATCTTTTCATCCGTATCTCGGGAGTACATTTGACGTCGAGGCGTGCGCTGATTGATAGGTCAGCTTGATCATGATAATGTTCAGGACTGATGGAGCTGTACTCACGAGGAGATCGATAATGACGACTAGCCCAGATACCGATACTGAGAGAAAGATTAAGTGAGCTTTAGCCTTATCCGAGGGTCAATCGATCAGAAAGCTTACCATAGAACAGTGGTAACCTAAGACGGGTAAAGTCACTTCATCAGTAGTTTTTCAATGGTATGGCTGCAAGTGGCTCAACGACTCACCACCACTTTTCCAAGAAAGAAGCAGTCCCATCTGCGTCCGACATCATCCTCAAACTTGCCCTTGCAGCTCTTATACATTGTTCTTTCGAGTAAGCGAATCTAAATACCCAAAATTAGCATcgattatcatcatttggtGATAACTTGGGGTTTGGGCTCACCTCTCATCCTCATATCCTCGCGATAACCAAGGTCTGTGcaatctcatcatcctACTATGTATTgccaaattcaacattatcTTCTCATAATACTGAACTAAAGCTTTCGGATCTTGATTAGGCGGTCCTTTAGTACTACTATCCGGTTGAAAGAAAGTAGGTAACTCCATCATCGCTTTTCTTAATTCTCCATCAACTGATAGTATGAAAGAATAAGGtggatgatgattattattagctTGCCAAATTTGTCTTTGAGTGATTTCAGCAAATTTCAGTCGAGCCAATTGGAATGACATTCCAGTACGAACAGAAATCGGTTGAGGTTTGAAAGGTCGATCATCTAttatatcttcatcctcaataTTTGCAGGCAAAGCAGTTTTAATTTGATCAGGTTGAATCGAACATGAAAAGTTGTAACTTGGGGCCAATTGCCAATCTAAGAACACTAAATTCCACCATATTCTTCGGCCTACTTCACGCTGAATCAAGGATTCCCATCGACCCGTCCACATAGGTAAGGGTTTTCCGTCGACAGCTTGTTGTTCAGCCCCTAGTCTTGATAATCCCAAACCTTGAGCCATCTGGACATGTATCGTAAGCGCATTCCTAGTCTGTCAAAAGGCGCGATGAAGTACCGACTTACCTTGATAGCTGCACCAAGCAACGCCCAAGCTGCATCCGCTCTATCTCGATTATTCTATGGGGAATGATCCTGGTAAGCTTACCCTGCCTATGTATATGAAAACAGCTAGCTCACCATGAAGACACCTAGTAGAATTATACATTGCAACGCTTCCATTGTATGACTTCCAATAAAGTCAGCTGCCCATAGCGCCTATATTTTCTATGTTAGCGTTCAGTAATCGACTGCTGCGAAGGGACTAAGGATCAGATCATAAGAGCAGCAACTCACACTTCTCGCAGCGTTAAACCACGTATCAGGTAAAGTGtgagcttcttcttcggtGAAATGCTTGTTGATCTCCGATTGGTCCATAAATTGAAGACCCAGCTAAAAAGGCATTGTTATGATCAATGGTGGCATGAGCAGATGAGGTCAAGTGGACAATTCGGATACTTACCGTGCAAACAGTCAAGTATAAACCTAAGAACGGCATAGCAATCTCGTGTGTCACTCTTTCAGGTGGTAGACACCATAAGTCATTACATTGGCGCAAGAATGTGGGTACGTGCATGCCTTCGTAAAGTTTGAGTCATTAGCCATCGcaaatgaaagaaagttGAACGGTACTTTAAGGGTTATGAACTTACATCGATGTAACCAGTCTACTTTCTCCAAATACTGTTTGGTCCATTGTTCCGTCAGCTAGATGCTACCATACATCGATGCCTATCACTAGTCAGCTGACTCACGGCTTTGACCAAAACTTCGCCTCTCTGCCTACTAGGCAAAAGCCTTGTCAGGGCAACAATAGCAACATCCGTCTTTCTGTATAACAAGTCGAAGATATCTGTTGGTCCTAGCAATTCGAGCAATTGATCTATTTTCTGCGCTCTTTCTTCCAAGCTCAATCTGCTACCTTCGTATTTTGGTCCATCCGAAGTCACATTACTATGGCCTTCCGTCTCGTTGAGACTTGacattcttcttgttggTCCTCCAGCCATACTTTCTATCggtggaagatgaaggcTACTCATCATAGAGGGACTAAGAGCTCCTGACGTTTGTGGGCCCGCAATTTGTTGAGGAACTATCGATTTAGCTAAATGATAATCGTTATTTGGGGCTGGTCTTGAAACACTAGATAATCTGGATCCAAAATGTGGCATAGAATGACTTCCATCTGCTCTTGATCTACCAAAAGCTAAATGTTCAAGTGTCAGAGCTGCACCTTCCGTATCATCTACcgtttcttcttcggctAGTGCTTGTTGAGGTCCACCGCCTGAAGGTACAGGTTTTGAATTTGCCCGTCGAGCTGTGGGTAGAGGTACAGATGATCCACCTTCGCCTTCTCTGAGAATATTGAGGAAGTGATCTAAATCTGTAGGGCGTAATGCACCATTCTTGACTAGTGACGCTTCTAACGCATCTAATCGATGAGCAAGGGCAGCGAGTTCCGAAGTCGTAGCAAAGTTGTTTCTGCCGTCGGTTATTCAGCTCGGGCAACCTTGATCGACGACGAGGGGGACTTACGGAGACGCGACAACAGATTTCTCGGCCTATCGGAAGATCTCCCATCAGCttccagcttcttcaattcaatctaTGTACGTACCATTCCGACTTCATGACATCTAGCTTGGTCATTCCGTAGAATACACGGTCCTAGAAATGCGATATATGGAATTAGCAGATGATGGGAAATATCATTAGAGATCATAAATCTAATGGAGCTGGGGACGGTCAATGTCCAATCGCGACGAGTAACTCACCACAAGGAAATCTGTAGATTGGAGGATATCAAGTTAACATGAAATCATCTCGAGAATCAAACACAACATGAGACTCACTTCTTATCACATTTAATCTTACGTCTTCTACATTCAGAACAACTTTGAACTACTCTCCTTCTTGTTGCATGTGGTTTACGTTCTTTTTTTCCACTACCTTTTTCTCCTCCAACAGGTGATGGAACTggattttcatctaattcatcttcatcttccgaTAATACAGCAGTTACActatcagcttgatctcCTGTAGATGGTGTTGCTTGAGAgtttgattgttgattttcatctttgaaaCGTAATAATTGTGGAAACGGAGGTAAATGAGTGACAGAACGAGGTAAGGGTGGATACATTGATGGAGGCGGTCTGGATGAAGGCATCTTGTCGCGACTCGACGAGCCTCAATATTGTAATGATTTACAGTATTGAATTATTGGTTTGGGGTATGAACAAGATATGTATAAAGATGATTATTATAGTCACATATGAAAGTTATTAAATGTAACTCAGAAATGGAGATAGCTCGCAAAAGAGCAAAACATGAAAACATGTACTATGGATGGGATTGATCGGTCAACGCCGACTATCGCCATCTTTACTCGTAACTTAATTGAAATATGTCCGAAATCAGTAATATAATACCGAGATCTCATTGATCATCCCGGAGTGATCGCACTTACGTAATGGGAAATAATCATCGGCTTAGGGCGACAACGATGGTAGATCGAGTGAGTACCTGAACGGTGGAGCACCAAGGATATCTATTCATTACCTGGAAATCATTTGCGAACTATCGATTGATGACATGATAATTAGCTAAGGATGATGCTGGACTAGCGAATGATATGACTATGACATGACCGGTTGGTCCTCGGCCAATGCCTTCTTGGAGTATATAAAGAACCCTATGATGCATGCACTATCTACGCAGATACCGTTCAAACTGCTTCAAAAACGCCATTAATGATCGAATCATAGTGTGCTTTAACTCTGAACCGTGTGCGACTCTGAATCATCACAAACCTCGACTACAATGATCAAGCAAGCTCaagaattcaaattgaCTACACTGTCCGAGATATCGCTTCTGAATCTTGAAACTTCAAGTGGTATTGGTGGTGATACAATATCTACTAATTCAAGCGAAACTTCTAATCTCATTATGTACTCTAAATATACTGAGCAAGAGATCTTAGAAAGATTGATGGATTcattacctgaagaaataaaagaacaaatttggaaagaagtattatcaattccatcaaaatcacttcaattgaaaataatgtTAACAAGTAAAAAACattataaatttataataccaaaaatttataaaaaagttaaacttgataaatataatattaaaaaatacTTTTATGGaattgaaggtaaaaaacCACCAAAAAGTTCTTCTAACGGTGAAATAAATTGGCCAATTAGTGGAGCAGGTATAATTccattaaatcaaattggatTATCATATGAACctaatattttaaaaatttcatcatttattagaaaatttacattatcaaatttaattgaaaatttaattataaatgattttaaaacttttataattttattaaaacaaatttcaataaatgaaatttataaatttaaaatgaATACATGGTATTATAGAgttttatttgatcaaattgattcaataacttttgaaaataatttttttttaaatttaaataaacatttaaatgaaaataaattattttttattggaatattaaatcaaatttggaatttaattaaaagtGATTgtataattttaaaatttcctttaaataaaattttaaaagaagaaacatataaaatttcaattaatattttAGGTTCACCAAATAGTTTTGGACAAGAAAATAgattattagatgaaattattattaatacACCTATTTTAgatggaattgatttaaatacTATAAGTTGTAATAAAGtaaatatttttttaaacGAAAATAATGAATGGATAGGATGTGATGAAAAGAATCATCCAGAATGTTTATCACAAGAAGCTCAATTAAGAAGATTTTTAAAAAGACATTGGTTAATTGGTATAGATAATAACGAGTGAGTACAGTTTTTCCTTCATTATTCATTCATTACTTAATATAAGATTCGTGAAGAAAGCTGTACAGGAGAGTAACCAGCTGATGACcagatattgaaaatgtcAGGTATATTGGAATACCGCAAGCAGTTCAAAGTGTGACTATACATAATGTAGCCTCGTATAATAGACGAAGATGTTTAATGGGTAGACTATCGATTCATCCTGAAGATACACAGGGTGAATATCGGATACCTCGcaatgaagatgaagagggaAGCTTGACATTACCCACTGTGCTGTACAGCGCAATGGAAGGAGACGATGAATTAGCTTGGGAAGTTAATACCAAAGTTCATCTAAAAGGTATAGAAGGAAAGAGTGCATAACCATATGAAACAATATGATGGAGATCCTGACGATGTATAGGGAAGTAAATTAGTCGAAGTTTGTGACGAGGAAATATCAGAACTTTACGGTATTCTTGAAATCGGATTTATAAGATTATTCAGAATCTTCATGGGATTTCTACAATCCATACCCCAGCGCTAAAGCCTGTTGTTCATAATCAATGAACGTATGAATAAAGTTTATACTTTCACTGTAATAAAGGCAAGAAGTCACTTCAAGTGGCACATGTCTCAAACTTATAGCAAAGTCCATTCATTATTCAATCTAGAGTGACCATTGATTTTCTGCTAGCTTATCTTACAGGGATATGCCAAATGTCGATACATTTGGCGTTCCATGTAGAGAGGATATCGAGATAGGTCAAAAATCCAAAGACAAGCATTGTAGATTTCCTTAAAAGCGAAGATGCACTATTGTTGATACTGATTTTGCCTATTTGATCACCTTTACTTGGTCTTGATTAGGATCTTTCTGATATCTTAGTGCTTTCGGAATACAGACATCTATTTTATTCTTTGCTTGTCGAATCTAAGCGGGAAAtagaatgaaaatgatggaaaCTTCCCCATTAACTTCACAGATAGATATTAAAGACTTAGAGATACCTCATACTTTGGAAAACACGTTAGAACCAATATCGGCTGTTCATCCTCAAATATTAGATATACTTAAAAGATCAGATCCTACATTACTATTAAGGATTTCTAAAGGGTTTTACTATGATTTAATACCTCAATTATATCGTCgattaaatttaaatcagTATAATATACAAGGAATCTTAAAAGGTGTTAATTATTatagaaagaaaaaagctTTGAAATATGTTAGAGAATTAAGTATAATGGATATTCAAGCTTTAGATggattattgaaaataatagatgatttatatgATTTTCAACCTCAAgcagaatttgaagaatctaATCAACCTACATTAATATTTCCAAATCTTGATAAActttttatttcatttaaattacttaaatcaattaataatttaactttatatttatcaaatcaaaatatgaatttaattaataatcTTAATTCTACTTCtataataaatgaaaatgaaattgaaattgaaaaaaaattatcaaaatattctaaaattttcaataaattaattaaaactaaattaattgaattagaaattaataataaagaaattaaaaatgatgaatattgGTCATTTGATATAACAATTTTAACActttttgaaaagattaaaaatttaaattcaaatgcaaatacaaatacaaaatttaatttaaaaatcaatttatcaaatgaattacctttatcAAAAGGATATATTCCAcataatttaatattaaattcaaatattcatttctttttatctgaaaataattttaaaactgaagaattagctaaatt encodes:
- a CDS encoding tyrosine-tRNA ligase — encoded protein: MILATNVFLTRQPIPRRICRLLRRRNFGSETKSIIQELDERGFIAALTSPKLHQHVSKPTTIYAGVDPSASSLHVGNLLPLLGLLHFQAKGHQSICLIGGATGSIGDPSGRSTERKSLTSEELKINIEGIKSQIDRFFKNGSEYLEKRGITIIDNEKGKGKEKEKEDIGVKIVDNFEWTKNVTLLDFLRGPGKLSRVSTMLSRDSVKNRLSSDSGISFTEFTYQLLQAFDFSHLWKNYGCKIQLGGSDQWGNIIAGIDLIKRTHSSSLEGISEKGESIHEIEEKNEIVAYGITIPLLTTSTGEKFGKSAGNAIWLDENKTSPAEFYQFFLRTTDEDVSKYLKLFTFLSIEKIEKIMKEHELLKSERIPQNILASEITELIHGKEGLENALKIKEILFPSTSNSKQENIIKSKEILKLFKNDKRFFKLNFNEISKISISKLCVKFNLTKSNSESNKFIENGNLFLNNKKILNSKEFIKKEILFDNKIAILKIGNKKHLILYLD